A region from the Desulfomarina profundi genome encodes:
- a CDS encoding protein-L-isoaspartate(D-aspartate) O-methyltransferase → MIIPGKRKKVSDRYVTSREKMVREQLVSRNITDERTLAAMGEVPRHYFVDDAMGGRAYGDYPLPIGAGQTISQPYIVAFMTQSLQLGGSESVLEIGTGSGYQAAVLSKLCRRVYTVERINSLLAGARKVFDRLRYFNIRSKLDDGTLGWPEHGPYDAIIVTAGGPEIPQPLIDQLADPGRLVIPIGDRHTQGLELLVKKDGQVETRRLANVRFVDLVGEYGWSGK, encoded by the coding sequence ATGATTATTCCTGGCAAGAGAAAAAAAGTGAGTGATCGGTATGTAACCAGCAGAGAAAAAATGGTGAGAGAACAGCTCGTTAGTCGTAATATAACTGATGAGCGAACTCTTGCCGCAATGGGTGAAGTCCCCCGGCATTATTTTGTGGATGATGCCATGGGTGGTCGTGCCTACGGGGATTATCCACTGCCCATTGGTGCTGGACAGACTATTTCCCAACCTTATATTGTAGCCTTCATGACACAATCCCTGCAGCTTGGTGGAAGTGAAAGTGTGCTTGAGATCGGCACAGGATCAGGCTATCAGGCCGCCGTTCTCTCCAAGTTGTGCAGGAGAGTTTATACAGTTGAGCGAATTAATTCCCTTCTGGCCGGTGCCCGGAAAGTTTTTGACCGGCTGCGATATTTCAATATCAGATCAAAACTGGATGATGGCACATTGGGATGGCCGGAGCATGGCCCCTATGATGCAATAATTGTTACAGCAGGTGGGCCTGAAATTCCACAACCGCTTATTGATCAGCTCGCCGATCCGGGAAGGCTTGTTATTCCAATTGGGGACAGGCATACCCAGGGGCTTGAACTGCTGGTGAAAAAGGATGGGCAGGTTGAGACCAGGCGACTTGCAAATGTCCGGTTTGTAGACCTGGTGGGGGAGTATGGCTGGAGTGGAAAGTGA
- a CDS encoding YqaA family protein: MAGVESEDIGSKSVIHGLYDRCMDWISGPYGAYALFLIAFVESSFFPLPPDVFLIAMCVAIPLNSFRYAAICSVGSVLGGAFGYGLGYWFMDSVGMPIVQWYGLSAKYEMVQHYFKEYDVWIVGTAGFTPIPYKLFTITAGFVHSNFFTFMIVSLVARSARFFLVAGLIRKFGPWIQTFINRYFNVLSLLFVVLLVAGFALVKYFL; this comes from the coding sequence ATGGCTGGAGTGGAAAGTGAAGACATTGGCTCAAAAAGCGTTATACATGGACTGTATGACAGGTGTATGGATTGGATCAGTGGTCCATACGGTGCGTATGCACTTTTCCTGATTGCTTTTGTTGAATCTTCTTTTTTTCCCCTGCCGCCTGATGTTTTTCTTATTGCCATGTGTGTGGCAATCCCACTGAATTCATTTCGCTATGCTGCAATCTGTTCAGTTGGATCGGTTCTTGGGGGTGCTTTCGGGTATGGCCTGGGCTACTGGTTTATGGATAGCGTTGGTATGCCAATTGTGCAATGGTATGGCTTGTCTGCAAAATATGAAATGGTGCAACACTATTTCAAGGAGTATGATGTCTGGATAGTGGGTACAGCTGGCTTTACTCCCATTCCGTACAAGCTGTTCACTATTACGGCCGGTTTTGTACACTCTAATTTTTTTACATTTATGATTGTGTCGCTGGTGGCACGCTCTGCAAGATTTTTCCTGGTGGCAGGGCTTATTCGTAAGTTCGGTCCCTGGATACAGACGTTTATCAATCGTTATTTTAATGTTCTTTCCCTTCTTTTTGTTGTTCTTCTTGTCGCGGGTTTTGCCCTGGTTAAGTATTTCCTCTAA
- a CDS encoding 4Fe-4S dicluster domain-containing protein, with amino-acid sequence MLEMTIHEKACRGCRLCLEVCPTDCFEFDEESRKAVVARIASCIECLSCAYICPSLAITHRNHHVVKNFYRNIQFSRRMGKFL; translated from the coding sequence ATGCTGGAAATGACTATTCATGAGAAGGCCTGCCGTGGTTGCCGGTTATGTCTTGAAGTTTGTCCGACTGACTGTTTTGAGTTTGACGAGGAAAGCAGGAAAGCAGTTGTGGCAAGGATTGCGAGTTGTATTGAGTGTCTGAGTTGTGCCTATATCTGCCCGTCACTCGCTATCACCCATAGAAATCATCATGTTGTGAAGAATTTTTATCGTAACATACAATTCAGTCGTCGGATGGGGAAATTTTTATGA
- a CDS encoding Ni/Fe hydrogenase subunit alpha, whose translation MSRTIRIDPVTRIEGHARILLDCNETGQVEDAFFCVNELRGFERILVGMEAHTLPQVTARICGVCPTAHHLVAAKALDTAAGVTVPEAGKLLREFMYMGHVIHSHALSLFILAGPDLVFGLQGEDAGRNIVGMAEVEPELTKKGLRLRSLGQKINEAIGGRGIHPVTAVAGGISFSLNDGQFSRLQELTAETVKLCSELAGQIREFLFRLFDANPRLLESQNQPSWYLGNVSDGKLDFYDGMLRSMDENGAIRKEFQASEYDRCLVERAVTYSYAKEVYFLHENVENMYRVGTLARLNVIDGIETPLAQAEFEQFRNSFNSPCHNSVVQMYAKLVELIYACERADQLINDPALRGETRVEASFAGKRGVAHIEAPRGTLIHDYEIDERGLVKKANMIIATQQNTAAINSSLKQSGNSLLTSSNDEQVLNNLEFVVRCYDPCLACSTHAIGRMALEVEIRCNNKVIRRIRR comes from the coding sequence ATGTCCAGAACAATCAGAATTGATCCTGTAACAAGAATAGAAGGGCATGCCCGTATCCTCCTGGATTGCAATGAAACGGGTCAGGTAGAAGATGCCTTTTTCTGCGTTAATGAGCTTCGGGGTTTTGAGAGAATATTGGTAGGCATGGAAGCTCATACACTGCCCCAGGTTACAGCGCGTATCTGCGGGGTCTGCCCTACCGCCCACCACCTTGTAGCTGCAAAGGCTCTTGATACAGCGGCCGGTGTAACTGTACCGGAGGCGGGGAAGTTGCTGCGGGAGTTTATGTATATGGGGCATGTGATTCACTCCCATGCACTGTCCCTCTTTATTCTTGCCGGACCAGATCTGGTTTTTGGTCTGCAGGGAGAGGATGCTGGCAGAAATATTGTCGGGATGGCGGAAGTGGAACCGGAGCTGACGAAAAAAGGACTCCGCCTTCGCAGCCTGGGACAGAAAATAAATGAGGCTATTGGGGGACGGGGAATTCATCCTGTGACAGCGGTCGCCGGAGGAATTTCATTTTCTCTCAACGACGGACAATTTTCCCGGCTGCAGGAGTTGACGGCTGAAACGGTGAAACTCTGCTCGGAGCTTGCAGGGCAGATCAGGGAATTTTTATTTCGTCTTTTCGATGCCAACCCCCGGCTACTGGAGAGTCAGAATCAGCCGTCATGGTATCTGGGTAATGTCAGTGACGGCAAACTTGATTTCTATGACGGGATGTTGCGCAGCATGGATGAAAACGGTGCAATCCGAAAAGAGTTTCAGGCAAGTGAATATGATCGGTGTCTGGTGGAGCGTGCCGTTACCTACTCCTATGCCAAGGAGGTCTATTTTCTCCATGAAAATGTTGAAAACATGTACCGTGTCGGCACTCTTGCCCGGTTGAACGTGATAGATGGAATTGAAACTCCCCTGGCCCAGGCTGAATTTGAACAGTTTAGAAACAGTTTTAATTCGCCATGCCATAACAGTGTCGTTCAGATGTATGCCAAACTGGTAGAACTGATATATGCCTGTGAGCGGGCGGATCAGTTGATTAATGATCCGGCTTTGCGGGGGGAAACAAGGGTGGAGGCTTCTTTTGCTGGTAAAAGAGGTGTTGCCCATATCGAGGCACCTCGTGGAACGTTGATTCATGATTATGAAATTGACGAAAGAGGGCTCGTGAAAAAGGCAAATATGATAATTGCCACCCAGCAGAATACTGCAGCCATCAACAGTTCACTCAAACAGAGCGGTAACAGCCTTTTAACCAGCAGTAATGATGAACAGGTACTGAATAATCTCGAATTTGTTGTGCGGTGCTACGATCCCTGCCTGGCCTGTTCCACTCATGCTATAGGAAGAATGGCACTGGAGGTTGAAATACGGTGCAATAACAAGGTGATCAGGAGAATCAGGAGGTAG
- a CDS encoding NADH-quinone oxidoreductase subunit B family protein, whose protein sequence is MSEKKVRLNSEWLCDCGGCHVAIVDLHEKMLRVMESIEIQKCPVLTDEKGYPEADIGIVTGAIRTEHDRKAAIEMREKCETIIAFGTCAVYGGFHGAGLAHSREEILNHVYRKSPTTKTDLIPGNSISSLEKMVIPIDEVIDVDLYLPGCPPHARFIFEALSSLVNGTEPRVVQETVCAGCNREMEKSEVTAVRDSHEGIARDDVCFLSQGYICLGSVTLDRCLSPCPSHGIPCTGCAGPTMQILTEPTRDIRTEVSERMSKLTAISYDTIREKMEKSAKTYYAYAMATKMIGQKPTFLVRKWIAESEE, encoded by the coding sequence ATGAGTGAAAAAAAGGTTCGCCTGAACAGCGAGTGGTTGTGTGACTGTGGTGGGTGCCATGTGGCGATTGTCGACCTGCATGAGAAAATGCTGCGGGTTATGGAATCCATAGAAATTCAGAAATGCCCGGTACTGACAGATGAGAAAGGGTATCCGGAGGCGGATATCGGTATTGTCACCGGTGCCATCAGGACAGAACATGATCGTAAAGCCGCTATTGAAATGCGTGAGAAATGTGAAACAATTATTGCTTTTGGTACCTGTGCTGTCTATGGGGGATTCCATGGTGCCGGCCTTGCACACAGCAGGGAAGAAATCCTGAACCATGTCTACAGGAAGAGCCCTACAACGAAAACAGATCTTATTCCAGGCAACTCCATATCATCCCTGGAAAAAATGGTGATACCGATTGATGAGGTGATAGATGTGGATCTGTACCTTCCTGGTTGTCCTCCCCATGCCCGGTTTATTTTTGAGGCGCTCTCTTCTCTTGTAAATGGAACAGAACCGAGGGTTGTCCAGGAAACGGTATGCGCAGGCTGCAACAGGGAAATGGAAAAAAGTGAAGTCACCGCCGTTCGGGATAGTCATGAGGGAATTGCCAGAGACGATGTCTGCTTCCTCAGCCAGGGCTATATCTGTCTGGGTTCCGTTACCCTCGACCGCTGCCTGTCTCCCTGTCCCTCCCATGGGATTCCCTGTACAGGTTGTGCAGGACCGACTATGCAGATCCTCACTGAACCCACCAGGGATATCAGAACAGAGGTGAGCGAGCGTATGTCGAAACTGACTGCAATCTCCTATGATACTATCAGGGAGAAAATGGAAAAATCAGCCAAGACATATTATGCCTATGCAATGGCCACAAAAATGATTGGCCAGAAACCTACATTTCTTGTCAGGAAATGGATAGCCGAATCAGAGGAATAA